One window of Quercus robur chromosome 5, dhQueRobu3.1, whole genome shotgun sequence genomic DNA carries:
- the LOC126726968 gene encoding uncharacterized protein LOC126726968 yields the protein MARIPVRFERVAAAFNDASSRVRLCESSGSEHSPAAESLTDLSDLVKSFIERDGRVVFYMDDDQVDHQQMEKDQHEHSDWSDSETKDMLQNLFGSNDDDDDDDDDDDDSDRDVKQKIRGEVEFAIGLISDMSSTGFKRQLMARLRDSGFDAGLCKSKWEKTGRFPSGNYEYIDVNVNGNRYIVEVSLDRQFEIARPTDQYASLLNVFPRIFVGKVEELKKIVKLMCRAIKESMKGVDLHVPPWRRNGYMQAKWFGNYKRTTNEVPSKNAQYGEAVTGKRSVGFEAKPSISYYCREDFASKVGLRVGHLTAVFNGNVNGMGLQL from the exons ATGGCTAGAATTCCTGTGAGGTTTGAGAGGGTAGCAGCTGCATTCAACGACGCGTCTTCACGGGTTAGACTCTGCGAGAGCAGTGGGAGCGAGCATTCACCAGCGGCAGAGAGTCTCACTGATTTATCAGATCTTGTCAAGTCGTTCATTGAAAGAGATGGCAGAGTAGTTTTTTATATGGATGATGATCAAGTTGATCATCAGCAAATGGAAAAAGACCAACATGAGCATTCGGATTGGTCTGATTCTGAAACAAAGGATATGCTTCAGAATCTATTTGGTtccaatgatgatgatgatgatgatgatgatgatgatgatgacagtGATCGTGATGTGAAGCAAAAAATTCGTGGTGAGGTTGAATTTGCTATTGGGCTTATCAGTGACATGTCGTCCACTGGGTTTAAACGACAACTGATGGCTCGTTTACGTGACAGCGGTTTCGATGCTG GCCTTTGCAAATCCAAGTGGGAGAAAACTGGACGATTCCCATCTGGGAATTACGAATACATTGATGTTAATGTAAATGGAAACCGCTACATAGTTGAAGTTTCACTTGACAGACAATTTGAAATTGCTCGTCCAACTGATCAATATGCCTCATTGCTCAATGTTTTCCCAAGGATATTTGTGGGTAAAGTGGAAGAGCTAAAGAAGATTGTGAAGCTGATGTGCAGGGCTATTAAAGAGTCCATGAAAGGCGTGGACTTGCATGTACCACCGTGGAGAAGAAACGGTTACATGCAGGCAAAGTGGTTTGGTAATTACAAGCGGACCACCAATGAAGTTCCTTCAAAAAATGCACAATATGGTGAGGCTGTTACTGGAAAAAGATCAGTTGGATTTGAGGCCAAGCCATCAATATCTTACTATTGCAGAGAAGATTTTGCAAGCAAGGTTGGTTTAAGAGTTGGACATTTGACTGCTGTGTTTAATGGCAATGTCAATGGCATGGGCTTGCAGTTGTAG